A single Armatimonadia bacterium DNA region contains:
- a CDS encoding HAD family phosphatase — protein MAKAMIFDVDGVVADTEALNARASVMMFAELYGVQVQASDFARFVGTGDERYVEGVAEQYGVTIDTAAAVQRRKDNFFRLLANEPLPAMPGVLELVQAARDDLEWRVAIATSGNKDKQFPVITGTGLCLDWFDAVITGDDVTRKKPDPQIYLVTAERLGVEPAKCVVFEDAPAGVTAAKTAGMKCVAVTSSVSRDQLTQADVIVDSLAQVSLEALTDLLTR, from the coding sequence GTGGCCAAGGCAATGATCTTCGATGTGGACGGGGTCGTCGCGGACACCGAGGCGCTCAATGCCCGGGCGAGCGTGATGATGTTTGCGGAGCTGTACGGGGTGCAGGTGCAGGCCTCCGACTTCGCGCGCTTCGTCGGCACCGGCGATGAGCGTTACGTGGAGGGTGTGGCGGAGCAGTACGGCGTCACCATCGACACGGCGGCGGCCGTCCAGCGGCGGAAGGACAACTTCTTTCGTCTACTGGCGAACGAGCCTCTGCCGGCAATGCCCGGCGTCCTCGAACTCGTGCAGGCCGCTCGTGACGACTTGGAATGGCGCGTGGCCATCGCCACCTCGGGCAACAAGGACAAGCAGTTCCCGGTCATCACCGGCACCGGGCTTTGCCTCGACTGGTTCGACGCGGTGATCACCGGCGACGACGTCACCCGCAAGAAGCCCGATCCGCAGATCTATCTGGTGACCGCGGAGCGCCTTGGGGTCGAGCCCGCGAAGTGTGTGGTCTTTGAGGATGCCCCGGCCGGGGTCACGGCGGCAAAGACAGCCGGGATGAAGTGCGTCGCGGTGACAAGCTCCGTGAGCCGAGACCAGCTAACCCAGGCCGACGTGATCGTCGATAGCCTGGCGCAGGTCAGCCTGGAGGCCTTGACCGACCTGCTGACGCGGTAG
- a CDS encoding YdcF family protein, translated as MFFFLSKTLSIVIYPLTLALLLLLVSGLVRRRRRERAGRWPFWLGLAVLYAFSLKPVSDSMLRPLEKPYENPTVPANLDAIVVLGGAANLERSTMQHLELNHGADRFVEGVTLARQLPDAKLVFSGGSGLLADQTRREAPFLAAAAVRLGIPAERILVEAESRNTYENAVDTKRLLAEKKLHRFLLVTSAFHMRRSLACFHEVGLEPIPYAVDFRSRTGGYGWQAALPDVSNLADSSLVIKEYVGLWVYRLKGYGG; from the coding sequence ATGTTCTTCTTCCTGTCCAAGACGCTGAGCATCGTCATCTACCCACTCACGCTGGCGCTGCTTCTGTTGCTGGTTTCGGGGCTGGTTCGTCGCCGACGCAGGGAGCGAGCCGGGCGCTGGCCCTTCTGGCTGGGGCTGGCGGTCCTGTATGCCTTCAGCCTCAAGCCGGTCAGCGATTCGATGCTGCGGCCGCTGGAGAAGCCTTACGAGAACCCGACGGTGCCCGCGAACCTCGACGCAATTGTGGTGCTCGGGGGCGCAGCGAATCTGGAACGCAGCACCATGCAGCATCTGGAGCTGAACCATGGCGCCGATCGGTTCGTGGAGGGCGTGACCCTGGCCCGACAGTTGCCGGATGCCAAGTTGGTCTTCTCCGGCGGCAGTGGGCTGCTGGCCGACCAGACGCGGCGCGAAGCGCCCTTCCTCGCAGCAGCGGCGGTGCGCCTCGGCATACCGGCCGAGAGGATTCTGGTGGAGGCGGAGTCGCGCAACACCTACGAGAACGCGGTGGACACCAAGCGGCTCCTGGCCGAGAAGAAGCTGCATCGCTTTCTGCTCGTCACCTCGGCCTTCCACATGAGGCGTTCTCTGGCCTGTTTCCATGAGGTGGGTCTGGAGCCGATCCCCTACGCGGTGGACTTCCGCTCACGTACGGGTGGCTACGGCTGGCAGGCTGCTTTGCCCGATGTTTCCAACCTGGCGGATTCGAGCCTGGTCATTAAGGAGTACGTGGGGCTGTGGGTGTATCGGCTGAAGGGCTATGGGGGATAG
- the purM gene encoding phosphoribosylformylglycinamidine cyclo-ligase, whose product MTDGLTYRQAGVDIDAQDKAASLFAAAVRDTYTDGVLTGLSDFGGMFALGQGFRDPVLVAGTDSVGTKLMIAFAMDKHDTIGQDAVAMCVDDIICQGARPLFFLDYVGSALRDPEQTAAIVKGVAAACKVCGCALLGGEMAELPGLYKAGEYDLVGFAVGVVERDQIIDGSAVAAGDVILGLASSGLHSNGYSLARKALLEVGGLALDQRVEELGRTVGEEMLEPTRLYAPAIVGLLQAGVRPHAIVHITGGGLPDNTRRCIPEGLCAEIRKDSYPIPPVFGLIQRTAKVAETEMYRTFNMGIGMVLVCGAGEVEAIRSELAKLREKVYEIGSVVAGQERVRLV is encoded by the coding sequence ATGACAGACGGGCTGACCTACAGGCAGGCCGGCGTGGACATCGACGCGCAGGACAAGGCTGCGTCACTGTTTGCCGCCGCGGTGCGCGATACCTACACCGACGGTGTGCTGACCGGGCTGTCGGATTTCGGCGGCATGTTCGCGCTTGGACAGGGCTTCCGTGATCCAGTGCTGGTGGCCGGGACGGACAGCGTGGGCACGAAGCTTATGATCGCCTTCGCCATGGACAAACATGACACCATCGGCCAGGACGCTGTGGCGATGTGCGTCGACGATATCATCTGCCAGGGCGCCAGGCCGCTGTTCTTCCTGGACTACGTCGGCAGCGCCCTTCGCGACCCGGAACAGACGGCAGCGATCGTCAAAGGCGTTGCGGCGGCCTGCAAGGTCTGTGGCTGCGCGCTTCTGGGCGGCGAGATGGCGGAGTTGCCCGGCCTGTACAAGGCCGGTGAGTACGACCTGGTCGGGTTTGCTGTTGGTGTCGTGGAGCGCGACCAAATCATCGACGGTTCGGCGGTCGCCGCGGGCGATGTGATCCTCGGGTTGGCCTCCTCCGGCCTGCATAGCAACGGTTACTCGCTGGCCCGGAAGGCGCTACTGGAGGTCGGTGGCCTGGCTCTGGATCAGCGAGTGGAGGAACTGGGACGCACGGTCGGGGAAGAGATGCTGGAGCCGACGCGCTTGTATGCACCGGCCATCGTGGGTCTGCTTCAGGCGGGTGTGCGGCCGCACGCCATCGTCCACATCACCGGCGGCGGATTGCCCGACAACACCCGGCGCTGCATCCCGGAGGGCCTTTGCGCAGAGATCCGGAAGGACAGCTATCCGATCCCGCCGGTGTTCGGGCTCATCCAGCGGACGGCGAAGGTTGCCGAGACCGAGATGTACCGGACCTTCAACATGGGGATCGGGATGGTACTGGTCTGCGGAGCCGGTGAGGTCGAGGCCATCAGGTCCGAGTTGGCGAAGCTGAGGGAGAAGGTCTACGAGATCGGTTCCGTCGTGGCAGGGCAGGAACGCGTGCGGCTGGTCTGA
- the purF gene encoding amidophosphoribosyltransferase encodes MSCPGGCEGPKFCPHERTWRDACGVFGVWGPGEDVARLTFFGLYALQHRGQESAGIAVGDGHELRMHVGLGLASQVFDEEIISHLQGHVAVGHVRYSTTGGNVLANAQPMRGEHKTGPFALAHNGNLTNTVELRREMERQGVEFHGSSDTEVITKLISRSSADTLEGAVAEAMQQMEGAYSLTICSANRLLATRDPYGVRPLCIGRTDGLWILASETCALNTLSADYVREVQPGEIVTISDDGLDSMQAVESERNACCIFEFIYFARPDSHIYGRSVYMARLRMGHMLAQQAPADADLVVGVPESAIPHAMGFAQVAGIPYGEGFIKNRYIHRTFIMPDQRLREAGVKMKLTPLREAVAGKRLVVVDDSIVRGTTTGPEIALLREAGAREIHLRISCPPIRYPCFYGIDTSTRSHLIASRLSVEQIRQHVGADSLEYLDMKNLIRAVGLPKLNFCTACFDERYPIPVPKDVRVAKFDLEEQKVEA; translated from the coding sequence ATGTCATGCCCCGGTGGTTGCGAGGGGCCCAAGTTCTGCCCGCACGAGCGCACATGGCGCGACGCCTGCGGGGTGTTCGGAGTCTGGGGGCCTGGTGAAGACGTCGCTCGCCTGACCTTCTTCGGTCTGTACGCGCTCCAGCACCGGGGGCAGGAGAGTGCCGGCATCGCCGTCGGCGACGGCCACGAGCTCAGGATGCACGTCGGGCTGGGGCTGGCCTCCCAGGTCTTCGACGAGGAGATCATCAGCCACCTCCAGGGTCATGTTGCCGTCGGTCATGTGCGGTACTCCACCACCGGCGGGAATGTGCTGGCCAACGCGCAACCGATGAGAGGCGAGCACAAGACCGGCCCCTTCGCCCTGGCCCATAACGGCAATCTGACCAACACAGTGGAGCTGCGCCGGGAGATGGAACGGCAGGGAGTGGAGTTCCACGGCAGCAGCGACACAGAAGTCATTACGAAGCTGATCTCACGCTCCTCGGCCGACACGCTGGAAGGTGCCGTTGCTGAGGCCATGCAGCAGATGGAGGGCGCTTACTCGCTCACGATCTGCTCGGCCAACCGGCTGCTGGCAACGCGCGATCCCTACGGGGTGCGCCCACTGTGCATCGGCCGCACCGACGGGCTATGGATACTCGCCTCGGAGACCTGCGCGTTGAACACCCTGAGCGCGGACTATGTTCGCGAAGTCCAGCCCGGCGAGATCGTCACCATCAGCGACGACGGCCTGGACAGCATGCAGGCCGTGGAGTCCGAGCGCAACGCCTGCTGCATCTTTGAGTTCATCTACTTCGCCAGGCCGGACAGCCACATCTACGGGCGCAGCGTCTACATGGCAAGGCTGCGAATGGGACACATGCTCGCGCAGCAAGCGCCGGCCGATGCCGACCTGGTAGTCGGTGTTCCAGAGAGCGCGATCCCGCACGCCATGGGCTTCGCCCAGGTCGCCGGCATTCCCTACGGCGAGGGCTTCATCAAGAACCGATACATCCACCGTACCTTTATCATGCCGGACCAGCGCCTGCGCGAGGCCGGTGTCAAGATGAAGCTGACGCCCCTGCGCGAGGCCGTTGCGGGCAAACGCCTGGTCGTTGTGGATGACTCCATCGTCCGAGGCACCACCACCGGACCGGAGATCGCCCTGCTGCGCGAGGCCGGTGCCCGCGAGATCCACCTGCGCATCAGTTGCCCTCCCATTCGCTACCCCTGCTTCTATGGCATTGATACCTCCACGCGCAGTCACCTGATCGCCTCGCGGCTGTCGGTCGAGCAGATTCGGCAGCACGTGGGAGCCGACTCGCTGGAGTATCTGGACATGAAGAACCTCATCCGGGCGGTCGGTCTGCCGAAGCTGAACTTCTGCACCGCCTGTTTCGATGAGCGATACCCGATTCCGGTTCCCAAGGACGTCCGAGTGGCCAAGTTCGACCTGGAAGAGCAGAAGGTCGAGGCCTAG
- the purE gene encoding 5-(carboxyamino)imidazole ribonucleotide mutase produces MAETKPLVGVVMGSASDLEQVQGCLDALKELAVPYEVTVASAHRTPDRASEYAKTAAERGLKVIIAAAGWAAHLPGVLAAYTTLPIIGLPLGGSPLGGKDALYAMVQMPPGIPVATVGINTGRNAGILAAQILALSDEALAERLVGMRQKMAAKVIAAAEKLGAGE; encoded by the coding sequence ATGGCTGAGACGAAACCCCTGGTCGGCGTGGTGATGGGGAGCGCTTCGGACCTTGAGCAGGTGCAGGGCTGTCTGGACGCGCTCAAGGAGCTGGCAGTGCCCTACGAGGTCACCGTGGCCTCGGCACACCGCACGCCGGACCGGGCGAGTGAATATGCGAAGACAGCGGCGGAGCGAGGCCTGAAGGTCATCATCGCTGCTGCAGGCTGGGCCGCACACCTTCCGGGTGTGTTGGCAGCCTATACCACGCTGCCGATCATTGGACTGCCCCTTGGCGGGTCACCCTTGGGTGGCAAGGACGCGCTGTACGCGATGGTCCAGATGCCCCCGGGCATACCGGTAGCGACGGTGGGAATCAACACAGGCCGGAATGCGGGGATTCTGGCGGCGCAGATACTGGCTTTGAGCGACGAGGCCCTGGCGGAACGGCTCGTTGGGATGCGACAGAAGATGGCCGCGAAGGTGATTGCGGCCGCCGAGAAGTTGGGCGCCGGCGAATAG
- the purD gene encoding phosphoribosylamine--glycine ligase, protein MRILLIGSGGREHTLMWKLAQSPQVEEIICAPGNPGIGEYARCVPAEVEDVAGLVALAEAEKPDLVVVGPERPLILGVTDALRERGFAVYGPTKAAARLEGSKAFTDEILQRHGISKKEFAVFDDAAAAKDYVALKGAPIVIKADGDAFGKGVKVASSVEEAQDFIDRCIVQKEFGASGARVVVEECLLGPECSVIAFTDGKTVVPMVPSQDHKRIGEGDTGDNTGGMGCYSPVPAVDDSLLNTCLEQFLRPTVKAMAAENCPYTGTLYGGIILPDSGPEILEYNCRFGDPETQVILPRLKSDLAEILMATAQGRLAEVQVEWSDEVCVCVVVASGGYPGKYEKGKVITGIDAAEQDPKVTVFHAGTAMKDGQLVTSGGRVLGVTALGSDYRDALDRCYEAIKKIHFDGMYYRRDIAWRALA, encoded by the coding sequence ATGAGAATTCTGCTGATCGGCTCCGGCGGCCGCGAACATACGCTGATGTGGAAGCTGGCACAAAGCCCACAGGTGGAGGAGATCATCTGCGCTCCCGGCAATCCGGGCATTGGTGAGTATGCGCGGTGCGTGCCGGCGGAGGTCGAGGACGTGGCCGGTCTCGTCGCGCTGGCTGAGGCTGAGAAGCCCGACCTCGTGGTGGTGGGCCCTGAGCGCCCGCTGATTCTCGGCGTTACGGATGCCTTGCGCGAGCGAGGATTCGCTGTGTACGGTCCCACGAAGGCAGCCGCCCGTCTCGAGGGCAGCAAGGCCTTTACGGACGAGATCCTGCAGCGTCACGGCATCTCGAAGAAGGAGTTCGCGGTCTTTGACGATGCGGCCGCGGCGAAGGACTATGTGGCTTTGAAGGGTGCGCCGATCGTCATCAAGGCGGACGGCGACGCCTTCGGTAAGGGCGTGAAAGTGGCGAGCAGCGTTGAGGAAGCCCAGGACTTTATCGACCGCTGCATCGTACAGAAGGAGTTCGGCGCCTCTGGAGCGCGGGTTGTGGTGGAGGAATGCCTCCTTGGCCCGGAGTGCTCGGTGATCGCCTTCACCGACGGGAAGACTGTCGTGCCCATGGTGCCGTCGCAGGACCACAAGCGCATCGGCGAGGGCGATACGGGCGACAACACCGGCGGAATGGGCTGCTACTCGCCGGTCCCTGCGGTGGATGACTCGCTGCTGAACACCTGCCTGGAGCAGTTCCTGCGGCCGACGGTGAAGGCCATGGCTGCCGAGAACTGCCCCTACACCGGGACCCTCTACGGCGGAATCATCCTGCCCGATTCCGGTCCCGAGATCCTCGAGTACAACTGCCGATTCGGCGACCCCGAGACCCAGGTCATCCTCCCACGCCTCAAGAGCGATCTGGCAGAGATACTGATGGCGACGGCCCAGGGGAGACTTGCCGAGGTGCAGGTCGAGTGGAGCGACGAGGTGTGCGTGTGCGTCGTCGTCGCCTCGGGCGGGTACCCGGGCAAGTACGAGAAGGGCAAGGTCATCACGGGGATCGACGCGGCTGAGCAGGACCCGAAGGTTACCGTGTTCCATGCGGGCACTGCGATGAAGGATGGGCAGCTTGTGACGAGCGGCGGTCGGGTTCTCGGCGTGACTGCGCTGGGCAGCGACTACCGCGACGCCCTCGACCGCTGCTACGAGGCGATCAAGAAGATCCACTTCGACGGCATGTACTACCGGCGGGACATCGCCTGGCGGGCCCTGGCCTAG
- the dnaB gene encoding replicative DNA helicase: MAGKRSYRKAEPSELADRTPPQDLEAEQATLGSMLVESGATSRAMGLVREEDFYREAHRLIFRAMLDVHTRNEPVDIVTVAAELRREGRLENVGGGEYLTALISEVPTAAHVQRYAQIVAEKSVLRQMIRAGADIQGLGFENPEDVGSVLDKAEQAIFEIAQRRVSSDFTHIGPAVFETFDKLDRKCNDPDFFTGVPTGLKDFDELTSGLQPGDLVIVAGRPSMGKTSLAVANFALHAAVNNQTGVGIFSLEMSKSQLAEMLLCARARVNSHSLRRGYATQDDWGKIAYALKDLPSSPIFIDDTPAIPILELRSKARRLKAQQDIGLIIVDYLQLASTGDRRSESRYEEVSAVARALKALARELNVPVIALSQLSRMVERREDKRPILSDLAESGAIEAEADLVCFLYRPGYYKRKEEIEKGSQGSQQTDRSALDEPGEAEIIVAKHRNGPVGTVNVVFLPKFRVFDNLAFHREG; encoded by the coding sequence TTGGCTGGAAAACGCTCCTACCGTAAGGCCGAACCCAGTGAACTCGCGGACCGTACCCCGCCTCAGGACCTTGAGGCGGAGCAGGCGACTCTGGGCTCCATGTTGGTGGAGTCCGGAGCCACTTCGCGTGCCATGGGACTGGTCCGTGAGGAAGACTTCTACCGCGAGGCGCACCGGCTCATCTTCCGGGCGATGCTCGATGTGCACACCCGCAATGAGCCCGTGGACATCGTCACGGTAGCGGCTGAGCTGCGCCGCGAAGGTCGACTGGAGAATGTCGGCGGCGGTGAGTACCTGACTGCACTCATCAGTGAGGTGCCCACTGCCGCCCATGTTCAGCGCTACGCCCAGATCGTGGCGGAGAAGTCGGTGCTGCGGCAGATGATCCGTGCCGGCGCTGATATCCAGGGGTTGGGGTTTGAGAACCCCGAGGATGTCGGCTCGGTGCTGGACAAGGCCGAGCAGGCGATCTTCGAGATCGCCCAGCGGCGCGTCAGTAGCGACTTCACGCACATCGGGCCGGCGGTGTTCGAGACCTTTGACAAGCTGGACCGCAAGTGCAATGACCCCGACTTTTTCACCGGGGTGCCCACAGGCCTCAAGGACTTCGACGAACTGACCTCGGGCCTGCAGCCCGGTGATCTCGTCATCGTCGCCGGTCGTCCCTCCATGGGTAAGACGTCACTGGCCGTAGCGAACTTCGCCCTCCACGCCGCAGTCAATAACCAGACGGGGGTCGGCATTTTCAGCCTGGAAATGTCCAAGTCGCAGCTCGCGGAGATGCTGCTGTGTGCGCGAGCACGAGTCAACTCCCACAGCCTGCGGCGGGGCTATGCGACCCAGGACGACTGGGGCAAGATCGCCTACGCCCTGAAGGACCTGCCCAGTTCGCCCATCTTCATCGACGACACGCCGGCGATCCCCATCCTCGAGCTGCGTTCGAAGGCCCGGCGTCTGAAGGCGCAGCAGGACATCGGGCTCATCATCGTGGACTACCTGCAGTTGGCTTCGACCGGCGACAGACGCAGCGAGAGCCGGTACGAAGAGGTCTCCGCGGTCGCCCGGGCGCTGAAGGCGCTGGCACGTGAGCTGAACGTGCCGGTGATAGCGCTGTCCCAGCTCAGCCGCATGGTGGAGCGACGCGAGGACAAACGGCCGATCCTGTCCGACCTGGCAGAAAGCGGCGCCATCGAGGCAGAGGCCGACCTCGTCTGCTTCCTCTACCGGCCCGGCTATTACAAGCGCAAGGAAGAGATCGAAAAAGGGTCGCAGGGCAGTCAGCAGACCGATCGCTCGGCGCTGGACGAACCGGGCGAGGCCGAGATCATCGTCGCCAAGCACCGCAACGGTCCGGTTGGCACCGTCAACGTAGTCTTCCTGCCCAAGTTCCGCGTGTTCGACAATCTGGCGTTCCATCGCGAGGGGTAG
- the rplI gene encoding 50S ribosomal protein L9, with product MRVILLDDVDRVGHEGDILSVADGHARNLLIPKRLAVPATKGALKELERRRSAITARETDKRVKAQARAEELSQMSVVVEARAGQGTRLHGQVTPNMIAEAVKTQLKIELDRRDIDITEPIRELGDYLISAKLYKDVAAQLPVKVVREGGEEEPEAPVAEAAAAPAETQEEAPAEAAEEAPEATEA from the coding sequence ATGCGAGTCATTTTGCTGGACGATGTCGATCGGGTCGGACATGAGGGGGACATTCTCAGTGTGGCAGACGGTCATGCCCGCAACCTGCTGATCCCGAAGCGCCTGGCTGTCCCTGCGACGAAGGGTGCTTTGAAAGAGCTTGAGCGACGCCGCAGCGCGATCACTGCGCGTGAGACGGACAAGCGCGTGAAGGCGCAGGCTCGTGCGGAGGAGCTCAGCCAGATGTCCGTGGTCGTGGAGGCGCGTGCCGGTCAGGGGACGCGGCTGCACGGTCAGGTCACGCCGAACATGATCGCTGAGGCCGTCAAGACGCAACTGAAGATCGAGCTCGACCGGCGCGACATCGACATCACCGAGCCAATCCGCGAGCTGGGCGACTACCTCATCAGCGCAAAGCTGTACAAGGATGTCGCGGCACAGCTTCCGGTGAAGGTCGTTCGCGAGGGTGGCGAGGAGGAGCCTGAGGCACCGGTTGCCGAGGCCGCCGCGGCACCTGCTGAGACGCAGGAAGAGGCGCCCGCGGAGGCCGCTGAGGAAGCTCCCGAGGCGACCGAAGCGTAG